Proteins encoded together in one Lathamus discolor isolate bLatDis1 chromosome 3, bLatDis1.hap1, whole genome shotgun sequence window:
- the ZNF511 gene encoding zinc finger protein 511 — MLPLPPGLRRRLRKAPPPSPAAPLPSPAPAPPVPPFTFAPRRLRLGPHHPLFEDGDVHRHLYLQGVLTSLGEVSEKPKVSEFSCHIPGCCQVFDTLEGYEHHYNTLHRNVCSFCKRSFPSWNLLDIHILEWHDSLFQIMAEKQNMYKCLVEGCTEKFKTSKDRKDHLVTVHLYPADFRFDRPKKVKSGPKHMSNPTKQDASVPMDMIVETEQFQVDPMEVAPSESMEIPDTPASPFSLVPEKRLYKSRIPSTICFGQGATRGFKGPRKKV, encoded by the exons ATGCTGCCGCTGCCGCCCGGGCTGCGCCGCCGCCTGCGGAAGGCGCCGCCGCCGTCCCCCGCCGCGCCGCTGCCGTCCCCCGCTCCCGCCCCGCCCGTGCCGCCCTTCACGTTCGCTCCCCGCCGGCTCCGGCTCGGCCCCCACCACCCGCTCTTCGAG gATGGGGACGTTCACAGGCACCTCTACCTCCAGGGGGTCCTCACCAGCCTCGGGGAGGTGTCGGAGAAACCCAA AGTGTCTGAATTCAGTTGCCACAtccctggctgctgccaggTCTTTGACACACTGGAAGGCTATGAGCACCACTACAACACGCTGCACAGGAACGTCTGCTCCTTCTGCAAGCGCTCCTTTCCGTCTTGGAATCTCCTGGATATCCACATCTTGGAGTGGCACGACTCACTCTTCCAGATAATGGCTGAAAAGCAGAACATG TACAAGTGCTTGGTAGAAGGCTGTACAGAGAAGTTCAAGACCAGCAAGGACAGAAAGGATCACTTGGTCACTGTTCACCTTTATCCTGCTGACTTTCGGTTTGATAGACCGAAGAAAGTGAAAAG tggCCCCAAGCACATGAGCAATCCCACAAAGCAGGATGCCAGTGTGCCAATGGATATGATTGTGGAGACAGAGCAATTCCAAGTGGATCCCATGGAAGTAGCGCCCAGTGAGAGCATGGAGATCCCTGATACTCCAGCCAGCCCTTTCTCCTTGGTGCCAGAGAAACGCCTCTATAAATCCAG GATCCCATCCACAATTTGCTTTGGACAAGGTGCTACCCGAGGATTTAAAGGACCAAGGAAAAAAGTCTGA
- the TUBGCP2 gene encoding gamma-tubulin complex component 2 produces MSEFRIHHDVNELLSLLHVHGGEGAEVYIDLLQKNRTPYVTTAVSAHSVKVKIAEFSRTPEDFLKKYDELKSKNTRHLDSLVYLLSKLTEDKETLQYLQQNAKERAELAANAATSGSTNFSIPSSTSKISLQELEELRKQLGSVTANSNVQQPLELTRKILRDKQNKKNSGQPIPVFPSWVYERPALIGDFLIGTSLSTDTIVPIGTLPLASQESMIVEDLLYVLIGVDGRYITAQPLVGRQNRAFSVDPNLDLSIKELVTRILPVAASYSAVTRFIEEKSSFEYGQVNHALAAAMRTLIKEYMILITQLEHLQRQGLLSLQKLWFYIQPTMRTLEILASLATSVDKGECMGGSTLSLLHDKTFNYTGDSQAQELCLYLTKAASVPYFEILEKWIYRGIINDPYSEFMVEEHELQKEKIQEDYNDKYWDQRYTVVQQQIPSFLQKMADKILSTGKYLNVVRECGRDVTCPVAKEVIYTLKERAYVEQIEKAYNYASKVLLDFLMEEKELVTHLRSIKHYFLMDQGDFFVHFMDLTEEELKKPVDDIITTRLEALLELALRMSTANTDPFKDDLKIDLMPHDLITQLLRVLAIETKQEKAIISADPTELTLSGLEAFSFDYIVKWPLSLIINRKALTRYQMLFRHMFYCKHVERQLCNVWISNKTAKQFSLHSAKWFAGAFTLRQRMLNFVQNIQYYMMFEVMEPTWHILEKNLKLASNIDDVLSHHTSFLDNCLKDCMLTNPELLKIFSKLMSVCVMFTNCMQRFTQSMKLDSEMDRLTLEHGTMLGPPTEEERAEETAKKKLTNKLLAEHADNLHLTSGFEATINKFDSNFSTHLLDLLDKLSVYSTNDCEHSMLNIIYRLDFNGFYTERLEHMSAERSQKAAPLLARPAVPAQ; encoded by the exons ATGAGTGAGTTCCGCATTCACCATGATGTCAATGAGTTGCTCAGCCTGCTGCATGTTCatggaggggaaggagctgaagtCTACATTGATCTTCTGCAGAAGAATCGAACACCGTATGTTACCACGGCTGTCTCTGCACACAGCGTGAAG GTAAAAATAGCAGAGTTCTCTCGAACTCCTGAagattttttaaagaagtaCGATGAGCTGAAATCTAAAAATACAAGACATCTCGATTCTTTAGTTTATCTACTGTCAAAACTCACAGAAGACAAAGAG ACACTCCAGTATTTGCAACAAAATGCTAAAGAAAGGGCAGAACTTGCAGCAAATGCAGCAACCAGTGGCAGCACAAATTTTTCCATCCCCTCATCTACTTCCAAGATATCTCTGCAGGAGCTTGAGGAGCTACGCAAGCAGCTTGGCAGTGTCACAGCCAACTCCAATGTACAGCAG CCTCTTGAGCTTACACGAAAAATCCTTCGAGATAAGCAGAACAAGAAGAATTCTGgtcagcccattccagtgtttcCATCCTGGGTGTATGAGAGACCTGCACTTATTGGTGACTTCTTAATTGGCACCAGTTTAAGCACTGACACAATAGTACCTATAG GTACTTTGCCATTAGCTTCCCAAGAATCCATGATTGTGGAGGACTTGCTGTACGTTCTGATTGGTGTGGATGGAAGATACATCACGGCACAGCCTCTCGTAGGCAGGCAGAACCGAGCATTTTCAGTTGATCCAAACTTGGACTTGTCCATCAAAGAGCTGGTGACCAGGATTCTTCCTGTAGCAGCAAGTTACTCTGCTGTCACCAG GTTTATAGAGGAGAAGTCTTCCTTCGAGTACGGACAGGTAAATCATGCTCTGGCTGCTGCTATGCGGACTCTAATCAAGGAATACATGATATTAATTACCCAGCTGGAACACCTTCAGAGACAGGGACTTCTGTCACTGCAGAAACTCTGGTTTTATATCCAGCCCACAATGAGGACCCTGGAGATTCTTGCTTCGCTTG CTACTTCTGTGGATAAAGGAGAGTGTATGGGAGGATCTACCCTGAGCTTACTCCATGACAAGACTTTCAATTACACAGGGGACAGCCAGGCCCAGGAGCTGTGCCTGTATTTAACCAAAGCAGCTAGTGTACCTTATTTTGAAATTCTGGAAAAGTGGATATATCGAGGCATCATCAATGACCCCTACAG TGAGTTCATGGTGGAGGAACAtgagctgcagaaggagaaGATTCAGGAGGACTATAATGACAAGTACTGGGATCAAAGATACACTGTTGTTCAGCAACAGATTCCCTCGTTCTTGCAGAAAATGGCTGACAAAATACTAAGCACAG GGAAATACTTAAATGTTGTGCGAGAATGTGGCCGTGATGTTACCTGCCCTGTGGCTAAAGAGGTCATCTATACTTTAAAAGAGCGAGCATATGTGGAGCAAATAGAAAAAGCGTATAACTATGCTAGCAAAGTTCTTCTGGATTTCCTAATGGAGGAGAAAGAGCTGGTGACTCACCTAAG ATCTATAAAACACTATTTCCTGATGGATCAAGGGGACTTTTTTGTTCACTTCATGGATCTCACAGAAGAGGAACTCAAGAAGCCTGTAGATGACATCATAACCACAAGGCTAGAGGCTCTGCTTGAATTAGCCCTGCGAATGAGCACAGCCAACACAGATCCTTTCAAGGATGATTTAAAG ATTGACTTGATGCCCCATGACCTCATTACACAGCTCTTGAGAGTATTGGCtatagaaacaaaacaagagaagGCTATCATCAGTGCAGATCCCACAGAGCTCACTCTCAGTGGTTTGGAAGCATTTTCCTTTGACTACATCGTTAAGTGGCCTCTGTCCCTTATTATAAACAG gAAAGCACTGACAAGATACCAAATGCTTTTCAGACACATGTTCTACTGCAAACATGTGGAAAGACAGTTGTGCAATGTTTGGATCAGCAATAAGACGGCCAAGCAATTCTCCCTGCATTCAGCTAAGTG GTTTGCTGGTGCTTTCACACTGCGGCAGCGGATGCTGAATTTTGTACAGAATATCCAGTATTACATGATGTTTGAAGTGATGGAGCCAACATGGCACATTCTTGAGAAGAACCTGAAGCTG GCATCTAATATTGATGATGTCCTGAGCCACCACACAAGCTTCTTGGATAACTGCTTGAAGGACTGCATGCTGACCAACCCAGAGCTGCTGAAGATATTCTCCAAGCTGATGTCTGTCTGTGTCATGTTCACAAACTGCATGCAG AGGTTCACCCAGAGCATGAAGCTGGATAGTGAGATGGACCGGCTCACCCTGGAGCACGGCACAATGCTGGGCCCACCAACAGAGGAGGAGCGTGCTGAAGAGACTGCAAAGAAGAAGCTAACTAACAAG CTTTTGGCAGAGCATGCTGACAACCTCCACCTGACATCTGGCTTTGAAGCAACAATCAACAAGTTTGATAGCAATTTCTCAACCCATCTGCTGGACCTGTTGGACAAACTGAGTGTTTACAGCACCAATGACTGTGAGCACAGCATGCTCAACATCATCTACAG GTTGGACTTCAACGGGTTCTACACGGAGCGCCTGGAGCACATGTCTGCCGAGCGCAGCCAGAAGGCAGCTCCCCTGCTTGCCCGCCCGGCCGTGCCTGCCCAgtga